One SAR202 cluster bacterium genomic window, CATGCCTGCACAGAGTGAAAAAGTCTTCATCGCCGTCGCCTGGCCCTACGCCAACGGCCCCCTCCACCTCGGCCACATCGCCGGCTGCTACCTCCCCGCCGACATCTTCGCCCGCTACCACCGCCTCAAAGGCAATCGAGTCCTCATGGTCTCCGGCTCCGACCAGCACGGCACCCCCATCACCGTCCGCGCCGAGCAGGAGGGCCTCACCCCCCAGCAGGTCGTCGATAAGTACCACGCCAGCTTCCTCGACTCCTGGAAGCGACTCGGCATCACCTTCGACCTCTTCACCACCACCGGCACCCCCAACCACCGCCAGGTCGCCCACGACATGTTCCTCACCCTCCTCAACAAGGGCTACATCACTAAGGGTACGATGCTCCTCCCATACTGCCCCACCTGCCGCCAGTTCCGGCCAGACCGATATATCGAAGGCATCTGCCCCCACTGTCGATACGTCGGCGCCCGCGGCGACCAGTGCGACAACTGCGGCCGCACCCTCGACCCCCAGGACCTCATCGAGCCCAAATGCCGCGTCTGTATGTCCACCCCCGAGTTCCGTGAGTCCGAGCACTTCTTCCTCAAGCTCACCGCCTTCGAGAAGCCCCTCCAGGACTGGGTCGCCCAGCAGAGTGAGAAGGCCGGCTGGCGGCTCAACGTCCGCAACTTCACCGCCCGATATCTCGCCGACGGCCTCAAGGACCGCGCCATCACCCGAGACATCTCATGGGGCATCCCCGTGCCCGTTCCAGGCTTCGACTCCAAGCGCATCTACGTCTGGTTTGAGGCCGTCTGCGGCTACCTCTCCGCCGCCAAAGAATGGGCCCAGAAACAGGGCGCGCCGGACGCCTGGCAGCACTTCTGGCAAGACCCCTCCTGCCGCGCCTACTACTTCATCGGCAAGGACAACATCCCCTTCCATACCATCATCTGGCCCGCCATGCTCATGGGCCACGGCGGCCTCAATCTCCCTCACGATGTCCCCGCCAACGAGTTCCTCAACCTGGCCGACATGAAGTTCTCCACCAGCCGAAACTACGCCGTCTGGCTCCCCGACTATCTCGATAAGTATGAGCCCGACCCCCTGCGCTACGTCCTGTCCGCCGCCATGCCCGAGACCAGCGACGCCAACTTCACCTGGGCCGATTATGTTCGACGCAACAATCAGGAGCTGGTCGCCACCTACGGGAACCTGGTCCACCGCACCCTCACCCAGGTCCATCGCAACTTCGATGGCAAGTTCCCCCAGCCAGGCCCCCTCGACCCCGACGACCACGCCCTCCTCCACCGCCTCCCCCAGGCCCTCGACTCCACCAGCGACGCCCTGTCCAAATGCAGCTTCCGGCAAGCCCTCGGCGTCGCCATGAGTCTCGCCCAGGACGCCAACCGATATATCGACGCCAAAGCCCCCTGGAAGACCCGCAAGACCGATATCCAGCGCACCGCCACCACCCTCTGGGTCTGCCTGAACGTCATCTCCTGCCTCCGCACCATCACCTACCCCTTCCTCCCCTTCTCCGCCCAGAAACTCCACACCCTCCTCGGCTTCGCCGGCGATGTCCAGTCCTCCGGCTGGCGCCTCCACAACATCAAAGGTGGACACCCCTTCCCCGAACCCACCCCCCTCTTCACTAAACTAGACGAGTCCCTAATAGAATCCGAAACCGCCAAACTCCGCTCCCCCACCTAACCCTATGCCTACCTTGCGAACATGTCATCCTGAGCCCCGCGAAGGATCTAATCGCCGTGACCGCTGCCACATCCCATCCATTACTCCCGTCTCAATTTCTAAATGTAGGGGCGAGGTCGCCTCGCCCTCTCTCTCTTGTCATTCTAAGCGAAGAGCGTACTCGCACGCGGCCGAAGGATCTATGCCCAGCACCAACCTATCGATTACCTACACCTTGGCTTCTCGCCCTTCTCGGGACGTGGCCAGGTGTGGTGTCCCGTCATTGCGACCGAAGTGGAGAAACCCCAACACCCCATTGTCTACTTCACCTCTTTTTAATGTAGAGGCAAGGTCGCCACGCCCTCTCCACTCCTTCTCCCCCTTGATGGGGGAGAATAGAAGAGAGGGTGAATCACTAGCACAACGCTCCGTCCGCCAGGCCAGACTACCCTTCCCTCTGGACTTCTCCTTCTGGTCTCTTCCACCCTTGAGGGGGAAGATTAAGATGGGGGGTCGGGGTGGTGATGGGCGGTGTTCCCAGAATGCTTAAAAACCTAGATCCCACCACCACCCAGATCTACGCCCCCGTCCGGCAGGAACTCGCCCAGGTAGAAACCCGCCTCCGAGACCTCGGCCAGGGCCAGGAACAACACCTCGACGACCTCCTCTCCTACCTCTTCGAACGCGGCGGCAAAGGCATGAG contains:
- the metG gene encoding methionine--tRNA ligase, with amino-acid sequence MPAQSEKVFIAVAWPYANGPLHLGHIAGCYLPADIFARYHRLKGNRVLMVSGSDQHGTPITVRAEQEGLTPQQVVDKYHASFLDSWKRLGITFDLFTTTGTPNHRQVAHDMFLTLLNKGYITKGTMLLPYCPTCRQFRPDRYIEGICPHCRYVGARGDQCDNCGRTLDPQDLIEPKCRVCMSTPEFRESEHFFLKLTAFEKPLQDWVAQQSEKAGWRLNVRNFTARYLADGLKDRAITRDISWGIPVPVPGFDSKRIYVWFEAVCGYLSAAKEWAQKQGAPDAWQHFWQDPSCRAYYFIGKDNIPFHTIIWPAMLMGHGGLNLPHDVPANEFLNLADMKFSTSRNYAVWLPDYLDKYEPDPLRYVLSAAMPETSDANFTWADYVRRNNQELVATYGNLVHRTLTQVHRNFDGKFPQPGPLDPDDHALLHRLPQALDSTSDALSKCSFRQALGVAMSLAQDANRYIDAKAPWKTRKTDIQRTATTLWVCLNVISCLRTITYPFLPFSAQKLHTLLGFAGDVQSSGWRLHNIKGGHPFPEPTPLFTKLDESLIESETAKLRSPT